In Sorghum bicolor cultivar BTx623 chromosome 10, Sorghum_bicolor_NCBIv3, whole genome shotgun sequence, one genomic interval encodes:
- the LOC8070766 gene encoding uncharacterized protein LOC8070766: MWPGCGGRFYWAPESAPSAGQARGVAVLFAWVWSDEAQLRPFVELYSSLGWRCLVCHPDLVALYLSEKATSLATGVINELVKELRVKPVPTVLASFSGGSKGCMYKVIQLLDGICEGDATMKDYRLVRNCICGQIYDSSPVDFVSDVGTQFLQKPAVGNSSQSAILRSWIAKALASGMDTLFPSRIEAQRAEYWHTLYSAAGLGPVLIFCSEDDNLAPCHIICGFARRLIELGTEVKLMKWSESQHVGHYNSHETEYRTAVDDMLKKALVTFCHRSQLYDSNMAGDQEYKIAHSVCSLHNAAANSNESLRRVANSPSDHFFLPSSKDHDESREPGSLIEDQRRHISHPPCMEPKGVLGQILYDVCVPKNVEGWDIKPTVSPNGRPTFASARQLGPFNPIRYFRRSRL, translated from the exons ATGTGGCCCGGCTGCGGCGGGCGGTTCTACTGGGCGCCGGAATCGGCGCCGTCGGCGGGGCAGGCGAGGGGCGTCGCGGTTCTGTTCGCGTGGGTGTGGAGCGACGAGGCGCAGCTGCGGCCGTTCGTCGAGCTGTACTCCTCGCTCGGGTGGCGCTGCCTCGTCTGCCATCCCGACCTCGTCGCGCT ATATCTCTCTGAGAAAGCAACATCACTGGCAACTGGTGTTATTAATGAGCTGGTTAAG GAACTGAGAGTAAAACCTGTGCCAACTGTTCTTGCTTCCTTTTCTGGTGGCTCAAAGGGATGCATGTACAAGGTTATTCAG TTACTAGATGGAATATGTGAAGGAGATGCAACCATG AAGGACTATCGGTTAGTGAGAAACTGTATCTGTGGGCAAATTTATGACTCTAGCCCTGTAGATTTTGTCAGTGATGTGGGCACCCAGTTTCTCCAAAAGCCTGCTGTTGGAAATTCATCTCAGTCAGCTATATTACGTTCATGGATAGCAAAGGCTCTAGCTTCTGGCATGGATACTCTCTTCCCAAGCAGGATTGAAGCTCAGCGTGCAGAGTACTGGCACACACTATACTCAGCAGCA GGATTGGGTCCTGTTCTTATATTTTGCTCAGAAGATGATAATCTTGCTCCATGCCATATTATCTGTGGTTTTGCAAGGCGTTTGATTGAACTAGGCACGGAGGTTAAACTTATGAAATGGAGTGAATCCCAACATGTCG GCCATTACAATTCACATGAAACTGAATACAGGACAGCTGTAGATGATATGTTGAAGAAGGCTCTTGTTACCTTCTGCCACCGAAGCCAACTATATGACTCAAATATGGCTGGTGACCAGGAGTACAAGATAGCGCACTCAGTGTGCAGTCTACACAATGCTGCAGCCAATTCAAATGAGAGCTTAAGAAGGGTTGCTAACAGTCCTAGTGATCACTTCTTCTTGCCAAGTTCAAAGGATCATGATGAATCTCGGGAACCCGGTTCTCTGATTGAGGATCAGAGGCGCCACATATCCCATCCACCCTGCATGGAGCCTAAAGGAGTCCTTGGACAAATCCTGTATGATGTTTGTGTTCCGAAAAATGTTGAAGGATGGGACATTAAGCCAACAGTGTCTCCGAATGGACGGCCAACATTTGCTTCTGCCCGGCAACTTGGTCCATTCAATCCCATCAGGTACTTCCGACGCTCAAGACTATAG
- the LOC8070767 gene encoding calvin cycle protein CP12-1, chloroplastic has translation MASTVASLSIPATTFAAAAAGDVLPRRKAAATGRVWFPVARRGGGFAVRSTGPATPSNISDKLSESIKEAEETCADEKGTAECAAAWDNVEEISAAASHARDNLKENSDPLEKYCKENPETDECRIYDN, from the coding sequence ATGGCGTCGACGGTGGCAAGCCTCTCAATTCCGGCGACCAccttcgcggcggcggcggccggcgatGTGCTCCCAAGGAGGAAGGCCGCCGCCACCGGCCGCGTCTGGTTCCCcgtggcgcggcgcggcggaggATTCGCCGTGAGGTCGACCGGGCCGGCCACGCCGTCGAACATCTCCGACAAGCTGTCGGAGAGCATCAAGGAGGCGGAGGAGACGTGCGCGGACGAGAAGGGCACCGCGGAGTGCGCGGCGGCATGGGACAATGTGGAGGAGATCAGCGCCGCGGCGAGCCACGCCCGCGACAACCTCAAGGAGAACAGCGACCCGCTGGAGAAGTACTGCAAGGAGAACCCGGAGACCGACGAGTGCCGCATCTACGACAACTAA
- the LOC8080019 gene encoding uncharacterized protein LOC8080019 produces the protein MADVSGSGFGGRRPPGLLANAAKRKEGFVQLFLMAGVFMMSLRSLGQKHRLNDLAVDNADLRREREDLSHRMRDLQDALRSEADADSSGALASHLRRIFTAHPAPATTAEDQ, from the coding sequence ATGGCGGACGTCAGCGGCAGCGGCTTCGGGGGCCGGCGCCCGCCGGGGCTGTTGGCGAACGCGGCGAAGCGCAAGGAAGGGTTCGTGCAGCTGTTCCTGATGGCGGGCGTCTTCATGATGAGCCTGCGGTCCCTGGGCCAGAAGCACCGCCTGAAcgacctcgccgtcgacaacGCCGACCTCCGCCGCGAGCGCGAGGACCTCTCCCACCGCATGCGGGACCTCCAGGACGCGCTTCGCAGCGAGGCGGACGCCGACTCGTCCGGCGCCCTCGCGTCCCACCTCCGCCGCATCTTCACCGCCCACCCTGCTCCCGCGACCACCGCCGAGGACCAGTAG
- the LOC8080022 gene encoding uncharacterized protein LOC8080022 isoform X1 codes for MVRGLRLGGRAAAAARWCTCRRVAVALCVGNLVAALLVARALYAPGSFAFAPRRGELRYSREQMRWVEESIRIRRAAEPVELIEAVKKLRKAFAREEKRRRELPLELKQKVSLEILQRLHDLGENANTTEQREAVEAWRVGKLKYMRSTSTKNLSNVSLSSEESRRLKRALEFNWQMLLEDIGLWIPPTIYHIEHDDKPENEPEDEGIIPGPPLPPECNTELHTDYGGTAVRWGLTHHKESAADCCQACIDQAKRARPGALKCNIWVYCPSEYGCYSPDKYEHKHQECWLKQADHPRLNFKDRYSEPYRDSHPTAPVVVPWMSGVITA; via the exons ATGGTGAGGGGCTTGCGGCTCGGTGGCcgcgcggccgccgcggcgAGGTGGTGCACCTGCCGCCGCGTCGCCGTCGCCCTCTGCGTGGGCAACCTCGTCGCCGCGCTGCTCGTGGCCCGCGCGCTCTACGCTCCCGGCTCCTTCGCATTTGCACCCAGAC GTGGGGAGCTGAGGTATTCCAGGGAGCAGATGAGGTGGGTGGAGGAGTCGATCCGGATTCGCCGCGCGGCCGAGCCCGTCGAGCTCATTGAAGCG gtgaagaagctgcGCAAGGCATTCGCGAGGGAAGAGAAGAGGCGAAGGGAGCTGCCGCTGGAGCTGAAGCAGAAAGTTTCGCTTGAGATTTTGCAGAGGCTGCACGATTTGGGGGAAAATGCTAATACCACGGAACAACGAG AAGCTGTAGAAGCATGGCGTGTTGGGAAGCTTAAGTACATGAGAAGTACATCTACTAAGAATTTATCAAATGTTAGCCTCTCCAGTGAAGAATCAA GGAGGTTAAAGCGAGCCTTGGAGTTTAACTGGCAAATGCTATTGGAGGACATCGGTCTTTGGATACCTCCCACTATATATCATATTGAACATGATGACAAGCCTGAGAATGAACCAGAAG ATGAAGGGATAATACCTGGTCCACCTTTGCCACCTGAATGCAATACTGAGCTGCATACTGATTATGGTGGCACTGCTGTTAGATGGGGCTTAACACATCACAAAGAAAGTGCCGCAGATTGCTGTCAAGCCTGTATAGATCAGGCTAAGAGGGCTAGACCAGGAGCTTTAAAGTGTAATATTTGGGTTTACTGTCCGTCTGAGTATGGATGCTACTCGCCAGACAAATATGAACACAAACATCAAGAATGCTGGTTGAAGCAG GCTGACCACCCTAGATTAAACTTCAAAGACCGCTACTCTGAGCCATACAGAGATTCTCATCCGACTGCTCCTGTTGTTGTGCCATGGATGTCTGGTGTCATTACTGCATGA
- the LOC8080022 gene encoding uncharacterized protein LOC8080022 isoform X2, which yields MVRGLRLGGRAAAAARWCTCRRVAVALCVGNLVAALLVARALYAPGSFAFAPRRGELRYSREQMRWVEESIRIRRAAEPVELIEAVKKLRKAFAREEKRRRELPLELKQKVSLEILQRLHDLGENANTTEQRAVEAWRVGKLKYMRSTSTKNLSNVSLSSEESRRLKRALEFNWQMLLEDIGLWIPPTIYHIEHDDKPENEPEDEGIIPGPPLPPECNTELHTDYGGTAVRWGLTHHKESAADCCQACIDQAKRARPGALKCNIWVYCPSEYGCYSPDKYEHKHQECWLKQADHPRLNFKDRYSEPYRDSHPTAPVVVPWMSGVITA from the exons ATGGTGAGGGGCTTGCGGCTCGGTGGCcgcgcggccgccgcggcgAGGTGGTGCACCTGCCGCCGCGTCGCCGTCGCCCTCTGCGTGGGCAACCTCGTCGCCGCGCTGCTCGTGGCCCGCGCGCTCTACGCTCCCGGCTCCTTCGCATTTGCACCCAGAC GTGGGGAGCTGAGGTATTCCAGGGAGCAGATGAGGTGGGTGGAGGAGTCGATCCGGATTCGCCGCGCGGCCGAGCCCGTCGAGCTCATTGAAGCG gtgaagaagctgcGCAAGGCATTCGCGAGGGAAGAGAAGAGGCGAAGGGAGCTGCCGCTGGAGCTGAAGCAGAAAGTTTCGCTTGAGATTTTGCAGAGGCTGCACGATTTGGGGGAAAATGCTAATACCACGGAACAACGAG CTGTAGAAGCATGGCGTGTTGGGAAGCTTAAGTACATGAGAAGTACATCTACTAAGAATTTATCAAATGTTAGCCTCTCCAGTGAAGAATCAA GGAGGTTAAAGCGAGCCTTGGAGTTTAACTGGCAAATGCTATTGGAGGACATCGGTCTTTGGATACCTCCCACTATATATCATATTGAACATGATGACAAGCCTGAGAATGAACCAGAAG ATGAAGGGATAATACCTGGTCCACCTTTGCCACCTGAATGCAATACTGAGCTGCATACTGATTATGGTGGCACTGCTGTTAGATGGGGCTTAACACATCACAAAGAAAGTGCCGCAGATTGCTGTCAAGCCTGTATAGATCAGGCTAAGAGGGCTAGACCAGGAGCTTTAAAGTGTAATATTTGGGTTTACTGTCCGTCTGAGTATGGATGCTACTCGCCAGACAAATATGAACACAAACATCAAGAATGCTGGTTGAAGCAG GCTGACCACCCTAGATTAAACTTCAAAGACCGCTACTCTGAGCCATACAGAGATTCTCATCCGACTGCTCCTGTTGTTGTGCCATGGATGTCTGGTGTCATTACTGCATGA
- the LOC8080022 gene encoding uncharacterized protein LOC8080022 isoform X3: MVRGLRLGGRAAAAARWCTCRRVAVALCVGNLVAALLVARALYAPGSFAFAPRRGELRYSREQMRWVEESIRIRRAAEPVELIEAVKKLRKAFAREEKRRRELPLELKQKVSLEILQRLHDLGENANTTEQRGRLKRALEFNWQMLLEDIGLWIPPTIYHIEHDDKPENEPEDEGIIPGPPLPPECNTELHTDYGGTAVRWGLTHHKESAADCCQACIDQAKRARPGALKCNIWVYCPSEYGCYSPDKYEHKHQECWLKQADHPRLNFKDRYSEPYRDSHPTAPVVVPWMSGVITA; this comes from the exons ATGGTGAGGGGCTTGCGGCTCGGTGGCcgcgcggccgccgcggcgAGGTGGTGCACCTGCCGCCGCGTCGCCGTCGCCCTCTGCGTGGGCAACCTCGTCGCCGCGCTGCTCGTGGCCCGCGCGCTCTACGCTCCCGGCTCCTTCGCATTTGCACCCAGAC GTGGGGAGCTGAGGTATTCCAGGGAGCAGATGAGGTGGGTGGAGGAGTCGATCCGGATTCGCCGCGCGGCCGAGCCCGTCGAGCTCATTGAAGCG gtgaagaagctgcGCAAGGCATTCGCGAGGGAAGAGAAGAGGCGAAGGGAGCTGCCGCTGGAGCTGAAGCAGAAAGTTTCGCTTGAGATTTTGCAGAGGCTGCACGATTTGGGGGAAAATGCTAATACCACGGAACAACGAG GGAGGTTAAAGCGAGCCTTGGAGTTTAACTGGCAAATGCTATTGGAGGACATCGGTCTTTGGATACCTCCCACTATATATCATATTGAACATGATGACAAGCCTGAGAATGAACCAGAAG ATGAAGGGATAATACCTGGTCCACCTTTGCCACCTGAATGCAATACTGAGCTGCATACTGATTATGGTGGCACTGCTGTTAGATGGGGCTTAACACATCACAAAGAAAGTGCCGCAGATTGCTGTCAAGCCTGTATAGATCAGGCTAAGAGGGCTAGACCAGGAGCTTTAAAGTGTAATATTTGGGTTTACTGTCCGTCTGAGTATGGATGCTACTCGCCAGACAAATATGAACACAAACATCAAGAATGCTGGTTGAAGCAG GCTGACCACCCTAGATTAAACTTCAAAGACCGCTACTCTGAGCCATACAGAGATTCTCATCCGACTGCTCCTGTTGTTGTGCCATGGATGTCTGGTGTCATTACTGCATGA
- the LOC110431222 gene encoding tuliposide A-converting enzyme 1, chloroplastic-like: MASRDAATDDVAVELLPFIRLYKSGRVERLIGNDTAPASLDDGTSTGGVASKDVTIDPATNLSVRLYLPTAAGAGDKLPIVVYFHGGGFMVESASSAKYHRYLNALAARAGAVAVSVDYRRVPEHRLPAAYDDSWAALAWAVGAACGDESEPEPWLTKHGDPSRVFLAGDSAGANIAHNVAMRAAVAEGLPAIRIRGVLLMHPYLWDASDAMGPDLEERIRREWQLMTGRPDARVDDPWLSPTSARAPPLALLPTQRVLVAVAGEDFLAPKGRAYHAALLHSGWPGEAELVDTPGEQHVFHLDQPGTAVAEELMDRVVAFIAGA; the protein is encoded by the coding sequence ATGGCCTCCCGCGACGCCGCTACCGACGATGTCGCCGTCGAGCTCCTGCCGTTCATCCGCCTCTACAAGAGCGGCCGCGTTGAGCGCCTGATCGGCAACGACACGGCCCCCGCCTCCCTCGACGACGGTACTTCTACCGGCGGCGTCGCCTCCAAGGACGTCACCATCGACCCCGCCACCAACCTCTCCGTGCGCCTGTACCTTCCCACGGCGGCTGGCGCCGGGGACAAGCTGCCCATCGTCGTGTACTtccacggcggcggcttcatggTCGAATCGGCCAGCTCCGCCAAGTACCACCGCTACCTCAACGCACTCGCCGcccgcgccggcgccgtcgCGGTGTCCGTGGACTACCGCCGCGTGCCGGAGCACCGGCTCCCGGCGGCCTACGACGACTCGTGGGCGGCGCTCGCGTGGGCCGTCGGCGCCGCCTGCGGCGACGAGTCCGAGCCGGAGCCATGGTTGACCAAGCACGGGGACCCTTCCCGCGTGTTCCTGGCTGGGGACAGCGCGGGCGCGAACATCGCCCACAACGTCGCCATGCGCGCGGCCGTCGCCGAGGGTCTCCCGGCGATCAGGATCAGGGGCGTGCTGCTGATGCACCCGTACCTCTGGGACGCGTCCGACGCCATGGGACCCGACCTGGAGGAGCGCATCCGCCGCGAGTGGCAGCTCATGACGGGGCGCCCTGACGCGCGGGTGGACGACCCATGGCTGTCGCCGACGTCCGCACGGGCGCCGCCACTCGCGCTGCTGCCGACGCAGCGGGTGCTGGTTGCCGTGGCCGGGGAGGACTTCCTGGCGCCCAAGGGGCGAGCCTACCACGCGGCGCTGCTGCACAGTGGGTGGCCCGGCGAGGCCGAGCTGGTGGACACTCCGGGCGAGCAGCACGTGTTCCACCTCGACCAGCCCGGGACGGCGGTGGCCGAGGAGTTGATGGATCGTGTGGTGGCTTTCATTGCTGGAGCTTGA
- the LOC8080024 gene encoding probable carboxylesterase 7 yields the protein MPHPNSVASPSPHTLLLVADLAAGGVRAAAILIPERQNLSCSCDWWGEEHGGASAAVEMATRMRSCVRCLANLVLPFLFFASLLYLSTRQPLLDVAVRRDVAPGRLRVFVDRAAKNASVTTGAAAQVSDIAAVAIEGGDGDVLTDAPPDSGDANVTTDNTVQQASAIAAAATEDGESKVVTDAPPASAAAAEPRVSSDSDSDIAATASTAGSDTSGDADDTIVFDFRPYVFVYKSGRVHRFHGTETVPPGVDALTGVASMDVAGAGGVGVGVGVSARLYLPPKSRRGKKRKLPVLLYFHGGAFVIESPFSPLYHAFLNILVAKAGVVAVSVDYRLAPEHPLPAAYHDAWAALRWTASNCVSGPEAWLADHGDATRIFLAGDSAGGDIAHNLAVRAGAEPPLPGGAAIAGVVLLNPYFWGKEPVGAEPGERWVRDGLEQTWALVCGGRYGIDDPHVNPLAAPGAWRGMAGERVLVTIAGRDNFRDRAAAYAEGLRRSGWRGEVETYVTEGEAHVHFVGNPRSDKAERETDKVAEFIAGGGRGNG from the coding sequence ATGCCGCACCCAAACAGTGTCGCGTCGCCGTCGCCTCACACTCTCCTCCTCGTCGCAGACCTTGCAGCCGGCGGCGTCCGCGCTGCAGCAATCCTGATTCCTGAACGCCAGAACCTGAGCTGCAGCTGCGATTGGTGGGGGGAAGAACACGGTGGCGCATCAGCTGCAGTGGAAATGGCGACGAGGATGCGTTCCTGCGTCAGGTGCTTGGCCAACCTCGTGCTCCCCTTCCTCTTCTTCGCCTCCCTCCTCTACCTGTCCACCAGGCAGCCGCTCCTCGACGTGGCTGTCCGCCGGGACGTCGCGCCCGGCAGGCTGCGGGTGTTCGTGGACCGCGCCGCTAAAAATGCCAGCGTCACGACGGGCGCGGCGGCTCAGGTGTCTGACATTGCCGCCGTTGCAATCGAAGGTGGTGACGGCGATGTCCTGACCGACGCGCCCCCGGACTCCGGCGACGCCAATGTCACGACGGATAATACGGTGCAGCAGGCGTCTGCCATCGCTGCCGCTGCAACTGAAGACGGCGAATCCAAGGTCGTGACCGATGCGCCGCCagcgtccgccgccgccgccgagccgaggGTGTCGTCAGACTCAGACTCAGACATCGCGGCAACGGCATCTACTGCCGGCAGCGACACGAGTGGCGACGCTGATGACACCATCGTGTTCGACTTCCGGCCGTACGTGTTCGTGTACAAGAGCGGGCGCGTCCACCGCTTCCACGGCACGGAAACCGTCCCGCCCGGCGTCGACGCGCTCACGGGCGTCGCGTCCATGGACGTCGCCGGCGctggcggcgtcggcgtcggcgtcggcgtcagcGCGCGGCTCTACCTGCCGCCGAAGAGCCGTCGCGGCAAGAAGAGAAAGCTGCCCGTGCTGCTCTACTTCCACGGCGGCGCGTTCGTGATCGAGTCGCCGTTCTCGCCGCTGTACCACGCGTTCCTCAACATCCTCGTCGCCAAGGCGGGCGTCGTGGCCGTGTCAGTGGACTACCGCCTCGCGCCGGAGCACCCGCTCCCCGCCGCGTACCACGACGCGTGGGCGGCGCTCCGGTGGACGGCATCGAACTGCGTATCGGGGCCGGAAGCCTGGCTCGCCGACCACGGAGACGCCACGCGCATCTTCCTGGCCGGCGACAGCGCCGGCGGCGACATCGCCCACAACCTGGCGGTGCGAGCCGGAGCGGAGCCCCCGCTGCCCGGCGgcgcggccatcgccggcgtcgTCCTCCTCAACCCGTACTTCTGGGGCAAGGAGCCGGTGGGCGCGGAGCCCGGCGAGCGGTGGGTGCGCGACGGCCTCGAGCAGACGTGGGCGCTCGTGTGTGGCGGCAGGTACGGCATCGACGACCCGCACGTGAACCCGCTGGCGGCGCCTGGCGCGTGGCGCGGGATGGCGGGCGAGCGCGTGCTGGTCACCATCGCGGGGCGCGACAACTTCCGGGACCGGGCGGCGGCGTACGCGGAGGGGTTGAGGCGGAGCGGCTGGCGAGGGGAGGTGGAGACGTACGTGACGGAGGGGGAGGCGCACGTGCACTTCGTGGGCAACCCGAGGAGCGACAAGGCCGAGCGGGAGACGGACAAGGTGGCTGAGTTCATCGCCGGCGGTGGCCGTGGCAATGGCTAG